A stretch of Phoenix dactylifera cultivar Barhee BC4 chromosome 16, palm_55x_up_171113_PBpolish2nd_filt_p, whole genome shotgun sequence DNA encodes these proteins:
- the LOC113461330 gene encoding tRNA ligase 1-like isoform X1 yields the protein MIGDLSHFIVLAFYLILSLFSGIPGCAKSDLCKELLNTPSGLGDNCPMHSLMGDLIKGRYWQKVSDERRKKPCAITLGNKNAPKEEVWRQIEDICWSTKASAVPVVPETEGTDSIPFSLDALAVFMFHVLQRVNRPVSACLC from the exons ATGATAGGAGATCTTTCACATTTTATTGTTCTTGCCTTCTATTTGATTTTGTCTCTCTTTTCAGGCATACCAGGCTGCGCTAAATCAGATCTATGCAAAGAATTACTAAACACTCCCAGTGGCCTTGGAGACAACTGCCCTATGCATAGTCTGATGGGTGATCTTATTAAAG GAAGATACTGGCAAAAGGTTTCTGATGAGCGTAGGAAGAAACCATGTGCCATAACCCTAGGCAACAAAAATGCTCCAAAggaagaagtgtggagacag ATTGAGGACATTTGTTGGAGCACAAAAGCATCTGCTGTTCCTGTTGTTCCAGAAACTGAAG GAACTGATTCAATTCCATTTTCTCTTGATGCGCTGGCTGTTTTTATGTTTCATGTTCTTCAACGTGTAAATCGTCCGGTATCTGCATGCCTCTGCTAA
- the LOC113461330 gene encoding tRNA ligase 1-like isoform X2: MHSLMGDLIKGRYWQKVSDERRKKPCAITLGNKNAPKEEVWRQIEDICWSTKASAVPVVPETEGTDSIPFSLDALAVFMFHVLQRVNRPVSACLC; the protein is encoded by the exons ATGCATAGTCTGATGGGTGATCTTATTAAAG GAAGATACTGGCAAAAGGTTTCTGATGAGCGTAGGAAGAAACCATGTGCCATAACCCTAGGCAACAAAAATGCTCCAAAggaagaagtgtggagacag ATTGAGGACATTTGTTGGAGCACAAAAGCATCTGCTGTTCCTGTTGTTCCAGAAACTGAAG GAACTGATTCAATTCCATTTTCTCTTGATGCGCTGGCTGTTTTTATGTTTCATGTTCTTCAACGTGTAAATCGTCCGGTATCTGCATGCCTCTGCTAA